A stretch of Bradyrhizobium sp. CCBAU 53338 DNA encodes these proteins:
- the tilS gene encoding tRNA lysidine(34) synthetase TilS: MSDDDNSPISARAAKQLFAELRSAPALVLAVSGGPDSVALMWLAARWRRSLARGPELTVVTVDHGLRSEAAREAREVKRLATELGLAHRTLRWRGAKPATGLPAAAREARYRLLAQAARSAGASHVLTAHTRDDQAETLLMRLLRGSGIAGLSAMARFTPRDGLVLARPLLDVPKSQLIATLRRARISFTDDPTNRDASFTRPRLRALLPQLAAEGGDARTLVRLAGRLARANAAVEVLTDGAERFLRLTDRGRRPQPGVRSSEAQSSFEAEAFATLPEEVRLRLLLRAIDALGHEGPAELGKVETLLAALDQAMVAGSRASVNGRSIPKQSLLKQTLAGALISLAGGRIHIAPAPVRRSKGTSKRTSKGGSKGGSKGGSKSP, encoded by the coding sequence ATGTCAGACGACGACAATTCACCGATCTCCGCGCGCGCGGCGAAGCAGCTCTTCGCCGAGCTCAGAAGCGCGCCGGCCTTGGTGCTCGCCGTCTCCGGCGGGCCCGACTCGGTCGCGCTGATGTGGCTCGCGGCGCGCTGGCGGCGCAGCCTTGCGCGCGGCCCCGAGCTCACCGTCGTCACCGTCGATCATGGCCTGCGGAGCGAGGCGGCGCGCGAGGCGCGCGAGGTCAAGCGGCTTGCCACTGAACTTGGCCTTGCGCACCGGACCCTGCGCTGGCGCGGCGCAAAGCCGGCGACGGGATTGCCCGCCGCCGCGCGCGAAGCCCGTTACCGCCTGCTGGCGCAAGCCGCCCGCTCGGCCGGCGCAAGCCACGTGCTCACCGCCCACACCCGCGACGACCAGGCCGAGACGCTGCTGATGCGGCTGCTCCGCGGCAGCGGCATCGCCGGCCTGTCGGCGATGGCGCGCTTCACGCCGCGCGACGGCCTCGTGCTGGCGCGCCCGCTGCTCGATGTTCCGAAATCGCAACTGATCGCAACGCTGAGGCGGGCCAGGATCAGCTTCACGGATGATCCCACCAACCGCGACGCTTCCTTCACGAGGCCGAGGCTTCGCGCGCTGCTGCCGCAACTCGCAGCCGAGGGCGGCGATGCCCGCACCCTGGTGCGGCTCGCAGGCCGGCTCGCCCGTGCCAACGCGGCCGTCGAGGTGCTGACCGACGGCGCCGAGCGCTTTCTCCGCTTGACGGATCGCGGCCGACGGCCGCAGCCGGGCGTTCGCAGTTCCGAGGCCCAAAGCTCCTTCGAAGCGGAAGCCTTCGCCACCCTGCCGGAAGAAGTCCGGCTACGGCTCCTGCTTCGGGCGATCGACGCGCTGGGCCACGAAGGGCCCGCGGAACTCGGCAAGGTCGAGACCCTGCTTGCCGCGCTGGATCAGGCGATGGTTGCGGGGTCTCGTGCATCCGTGAATGGCCGTTCCATCCCGAAGCAGAGCCTTCTCAAGCAAACCCTTGCGGGAGCCTTGATCAGCCTTGCCGGGGGGCGTATCCACATCGCGCCCGCGCCGGTCCGGCGGTCCAAGGGAACGTCCAAGAGAACGTCCAAGGGTGGATCCAAGGGTGGATCCAAGGGTGGATCCAAGAGCCCTTGA
- the ftsH gene encoding ATP-dependent zinc metalloprotease FtsH — protein MNANLRNFALWVIIVLLLLALFTLFQNPGQRASSQDIAFSQLLTEVDQGRVRDVVIQGPDIHGTFTTGQSFQTYAPNDPTLVKRLYDSKVQITAKPPGDNVPWFVSLLVSWLPFIALIGVWIFLSRQMQGGAGKAMGFGKSRAKMLTEAHGRVTFEDVAGVDEAKQDLQEIVEFLRDPGKFQRLGGRIPRGVLLVGPPGTGKTLIARAVAGEANVPFFTISGSDFVEMFVGVGASRVRDMFEQAKKNAPCIIFIDEIDAVGRHRGAGLGGGNDEREQTLNQLLVEMDGFEANEGVILIAATNRPDVLDPALLRPGRFDRQVVVPNPDVVGREQILKVHVRKVPLAPDINLKTIARGTPGFSGADLMNLVNEAALTAARRNKRMVTQAEFEEAKDKVMMGAERKSLVMTEEEKLLTAYHEGGHAIVGLNVPATDPIHKATIIPRGRALGMVMQLPERDKLSMSLEQMTSRLAIMMGGRVAEELIFGREKVTSGAASDIEQATRLARMMVTRWGLSEELGTVSYGENQDEVFLGMSVSRTQNASEATVQKIDSEIRRLVEEGYKEATRILTEKHADLEALAKGLLEFETLSGDEIVDLLKGKKPNRESVLEPTTPRASAVPPAGKSRPRPDPDPGLEPQPQA, from the coding sequence ATGAACGCCAATCTGCGCAATTTCGCCCTCTGGGTCATCATTGTTTTGCTGCTCTTGGCGTTGTTCACGCTCTTCCAGAATCCGGGCCAGCGCGCCTCCTCGCAGGACATCGCGTTCTCCCAGCTCCTGACCGAGGTTGACCAGGGCCGCGTCCGCGACGTCGTGATCCAGGGCCCCGATATTCACGGCACCTTCACCACCGGCCAGAGCTTCCAGACCTATGCGCCGAACGACCCGACGCTGGTGAAGCGCCTCTATGACAGCAAGGTCCAGATCACCGCGAAGCCGCCCGGCGACAACGTGCCGTGGTTCGTCTCGCTCTTGGTTTCCTGGCTGCCCTTCATCGCGCTGATCGGCGTCTGGATCTTCCTGTCGCGGCAGATGCAGGGCGGGGCCGGCAAGGCGATGGGCTTCGGCAAGTCGCGCGCGAAGATGCTGACCGAGGCCCATGGCCGCGTCACGTTTGAAGACGTCGCCGGCGTGGACGAGGCCAAGCAGGACCTGCAGGAGATCGTCGAATTCCTCCGTGATCCCGGCAAATTCCAGCGCCTCGGCGGCCGCATTCCGCGCGGCGTGCTGCTGGTCGGCCCTCCCGGCACCGGCAAGACCCTGATCGCGCGCGCGGTCGCGGGCGAAGCCAACGTGCCGTTCTTCACCATTTCGGGTTCGGACTTCGTCGAAATGTTCGTCGGCGTCGGCGCCTCCCGTGTGCGTGACATGTTCGAGCAGGCCAAGAAGAACGCGCCCTGCATCATCTTCATCGACGAAATCGACGCGGTCGGTCGTCATCGCGGCGCCGGTCTCGGCGGCGGCAATGACGAGCGCGAGCAGACGCTGAACCAGTTGCTGGTCGAGATGGACGGCTTCGAGGCGAACGAGGGCGTGATCCTGATCGCCGCGACCAACCGCCCCGACGTGCTCGATCCCGCGCTGCTGCGTCCGGGCCGTTTCGACCGCCAGGTCGTGGTGCCGAATCCCGACGTCGTCGGCCGCGAGCAGATCCTCAAGGTTCACGTTCGCAAGGTGCCGCTGGCGCCCGATATCAACCTCAAGACCATCGCGCGCGGCACGCCTGGATTCTCCGGCGCCGACCTGATGAACCTCGTCAACGAAGCAGCCCTCACCGCGGCCCGCCGCAACAAGCGCATGGTGACCCAGGCCGAGTTCGAGGAGGCCAAGGACAAGGTGATGATGGGCGCCGAGCGCAAGTCGCTGGTCATGACCGAGGAAGAGAAGCTGCTGACGGCCTATCACGAGGGCGGCCACGCCATCGTCGGCCTCAACGTGCCCGCGACCGATCCGATCCACAAGGCGACCATCATCCCGCGCGGCCGCGCGCTCGGCATGGTCATGCAACTCCCCGAGCGCGACAAGCTGTCGATGTCCCTGGAGCAGATGACCTCGCGCCTCGCCATCATGATGGGCGGCCGCGTCGCCGAAGAGCTGATCTTCGGCCGCGAGAAGGTGACCTCGGGCGCCGCCTCCGACATCGAGCAGGCCACGCGCCTTGCCCGGATGATGGTGACGCGCTGGGGCCTGTCGGAAGAGCTCGGCACCGTCTCCTACGGCGAGAACCAGGACGAGGTGTTTCTGGGGATGTCGGTCTCGCGCACGCAGAACGCCTCTGAAGCGACGGTGCAGAAGATCGACTCCGAGATCCGCCGTCTGGTCGAGGAAGGCTACAAGGAAGCGACCCGCATCCTCACCGAGAAGCATGCCGACCTCGAAGCGCTGGCCAAGGGCCTGCTCGAGTTCGAAACGCTCAGCGGTGACGAGATCGTCGACCTGCTCAAGGGCAAGAAGCCGAACCGCGAGTCGGTGCTCGAGCCGACCACGCCGCGCGCCTCCGCTGTGCCTCCGGCCGGCAAGTCGCGCCCGCGGCCCGATCCGGATCCCGGCCTGGAGCCGCAGCCGCAGGCGTAA
- a CDS encoding DUF3052 family protein gives MAGYSGKPLVQKLGIKPGFCIFVDGLSVAYGDLVGGLPDDVRIAKTARAPLDLVHVFATEAKGLAAKLRSYRKAIAPDGMIWASWPKKASGVATDVTEALVRETALANGLVDINICAVDDIWSGLKLVIPVKDRAKQAK, from the coding sequence ATGGCCGGATATTCCGGCAAACCGTTAGTGCAAAAGCTCGGCATCAAGCCGGGCTTTTGTATTTTTGTGGATGGGCTGTCCGTGGCCTATGGCGATCTCGTCGGCGGATTGCCTGACGACGTCAGGATCGCAAAGACCGCCAGGGCCCCGCTCGACCTGGTCCATGTCTTCGCGACCGAAGCAAAAGGCCTCGCCGCCAAGCTGCGCAGCTACCGCAAGGCGATCGCGCCCGACGGGATGATCTGGGCCTCTTGGCCGAAGAAGGCGTCAGGCGTTGCGACCGACGTCACCGAAGCCTTGGTGCGCGAAACCGCGCTCGCGAACGGCCTTGTCGATATCAATATCTGCGCCGTCGACGACATCTGGTCCGGCCTGAAGCTCGTGATCCCGGTGAAGGATCGCGCGAAGCAAGCGAAGTAG